A region of Zerene cesonia ecotype Mississippi unplaced genomic scaffold, Zerene_cesonia_1.1 Zces_u002, whole genome shotgun sequence DNA encodes the following proteins:
- the LOC119838406 gene encoding sushi, von Willebrand factor type A, EGF and pentraxin domain-containing protein 1 isoform X1: MLIRCRTALSVVAVLTLYATQINSEGNLFTCPNGWELKGLHCYKFFNIRHSWEKAAELCRRYGSELMVIDTYNENNMTASLVPSSPSNNHYWLGLATVDDLRTNTLESAAGGLVSQYAGFWDLRQPNPKDGECVDVHVTSERQSWELTTCETLLPFMCRANACPEGTFHCSNGKCINAAFKCDKQDDCGDASDEMDCASECHFYMASSGDVVESPNYPHKYPPFSECKWTLEGPQGQNIVLQFQDFETEKSFDTVQILVGGRTEDKSVNLATLSGKQDLSTKLYVSASNFMIIKFSSDGSVERKGFRASWKTESSNCGGILRATPQGQVLTSPGYPNNYPGGLECMYIIEAQPGRIVSLEIEDLDLEMNRDYIVIKDGNLPSSPVLARLTGPGEDNQKVVISTTNHLYMYFRTSLGDSKKGFNMRYSQGCRATIIAANGTFTSPAFGLSNYPNNQECLYRIKNPNGGPLSLKFNDFNIHPSDVVQVFDGSSTNGLRLHSDNGFTVKPRITLTASSGEMLIRFMSDALHNSVGWKATFSADCPPLKSGIGALASNRDTAFGTTITFSCPIGQEFATGKSRITTKCLDGGNWSVTYIPSCQEVYCGPVPQIDNGFSIGSTNVTYKGVATYQCYAGFAFPTGQPIERISCLSDGRWERTPTCLASQCSALPDVPHANVTILNGGGRSYGTIVRYECEPGYVRSGQPVLLCMSNGTWSGDVPTCSKALCPKFPEIPNGFFVDQSRVYMFGDEARVQCYKGYKLNGPSILRCGANQQFDAAPTCEDINECISSQCDSVSTECKNTLGGFYCPCKPGFSPSLDCRPVGDLGLINGAIPDESITTSTPEPGYYKGMIRLNNGGGWCGNNLEAGANWVLIDLRAPTIVRGFRTMSVMRADANIAFTSAIRIQYSNSLTDVFKDYTNPDGTAVEFRILEPTLSVLNLPVPIEAQYVKFKIQDYVGAPCLKIEIMGCARLDCLDINECNENNGGCDQKCLNTPGNYSCACNIGYELYSSNGTAGFAIEKSETGERDGDTYQRNKTCVPVMCPPLAPPENGLLLATKSSYHFGDIVEFQCDFGYVMSGFSSLLCTSSGTWNGTAPECQYARCVTLSDDKNDGLKIIRNDPESVLVPYRDNVTVTCTSPGRQLRNTVSSSFRQCVYDPKPGLPDYWLSGAQPQCPRRDCGVPMPTPGAEYGQYLDTKYQSSFFFGCQNTFKLAGQTSKHDNVVRCQATGVWDFGDLRCEGPVCEDPGRPADGYQIAKSYEQSSEVLFGCSRPGYILINPRPITCIREPECKVIKPLGLASGRIPDSAINATSERPNYEAKNIRLNSVTGWCGKQEAFTYVSVDLGKVYRVKAILVKGVVTSDIVGRPTEIRFFYKQAENENYVVYFPNFNLTMRDPGNYGELAMITLPKYVQARFVILGIVSFMDNACLKFELMGCEEPSVEPLLGYDYGYSPCVDNEPPVFQNCPQHPIVVQTDVNGGLLPVNFTEPTAIDNSGAIARLEVTPQHFKMPIQVFHNMVVRYVAFDFDGNVAICEVNITVPDYTPPKLSCPQSYVIELVDKQDSYAVNFNETRRRINATDASGEVFLKFIPERAVIPIRGYENVTVIAADKYGNKAQCYFQVSVQATPCVDWELMPPANGALNCLPGDRGIQCIATCSPGFRFTDGEPVKTFVCETKRQWTPTAVVPDCVSENTQQAAYHVVASVQYRALGAVSNACLPQYKDLLAQYDNILNERLSQRCSAVNVNINVTFVKAMPALLDENVVKMDFVLAIIPAIRQTQLYDLCGSTLNLIFDLSVPYASALIEPVLNVSSIGNQCPPLRAIRSSISRGFTCSVGEVLNMDTTDVPRCLHCPAGTYAGEKQKSCTMCPRGYFQNQARQGSCLKCPQGTFTREEGSKDLTDCVPVCGYGTYSPTGLVPCLECPRNSYTGEPPLGGFKDCQACPVNTYTYQPAASGRDKCRAKCAPGTYSPTGLAPCSQCPRNFYQNLIGQTLCMECPTNMKTVGTGASGLEECIPVECSNSACQHGGLCVPKGHGVQCYCPAGFSGRRCEIDIDECESQPCYNGGTCIDLPQGYRCSCPTGYGGINCQEERSDCRNDTCPERAMCKDEPGYNNFTCLCRSGYTGIDCDITIDPCTANGNPCKNGASCTALQQGRYKCECLPGWEGQLCEINTDDCIEKPCLLGAPCTDLVNDFSCTCPAGFTGKRCHEKIDLCSNEPCKHGICVDKLFVHQCICDPGWTGPSCDININECVISPCENGGRCIDGTDDFTCICEAGYTGKRCQHTIDDCSSDPCQNGASCVDQLDGFICKCRPGFIGLQCETEIDECLTEPCNPAGTEKCIDLDNKYMCQCKEGFTGEMCETNIDDCASDPCFNGGTCKDQIGDYKCLCPSGWTGKRCEKDIGNCVNLPCQNNAKCIDLFQDFFCVCPSGTDGKQCETAPERCIGSPCMHGGKCQDFGSGLNCTCSMDYTGIGCQYEFDACEAGLCQNGATCIDEGEGYTCMCTPGFTGKNCDEDIIDCKDNSCPPSATCIDLPGRFYCQCPFNLTGDDCRKGISVDYDLYFSDPLRSSAAQVVPIDTGSADSLTIAMWVQYTQQDEGGVFFTAYGVSNSHIALNRRTIIQIHSSGVQVSIFPELQDVYLSFGEFATVNDGQWHHVALVWDGSNGGELTLITEGLIASKFEGYGSGRTLPQYVWVTLGKPQSENPKAYTESGFQGHLTKVQVWNRALDVTNEIQKQVRDCRTEPVLYSGLVLTWAGYDDVFGGVERIVPSHCGQRVCPNGYGGTKCQQLQVDKEPPKVDRCPGDLWVIAKNGSSLVKWDTPAFSDNIGVVKVLEKSGHKPGQNLAWGAYDIAYVAYDAAGNAATCTFKVTVLSEFCPPLPDPLGGYQSCRDWGAGGQFKVCEIACRDGLRFSQPVPPFYTCGAEGFWRPTNDPTLPLVYPACSPASPAQRVFKISMLFPSSVLCNDAGQGVLRQKVRSAINQLNRDWNFCSYAIDGTRECKELDINVKCDHRANVRQTRQISTSPTVKSEDTYVLDAIIPVEETRSNREGRQAGDTYNVEISFPAVIDPVIHNGNNERSTVKRLLEKLILEDEQFDVRSILPNTVPDPASLKLESDYACPMGQVVMAPDCVSCAVGTFLDAASDTCQPCPSGTYQSEAGQLQCTPCPSIAGQSGVTQATGARSAGDCKERCAAGKYYDADAELCRPCGHGSYQPKEGAFSCIACPRGQTTRATEAVSAAECRDDCPSGEQLSNEGGCEPCPRGTWRANGAGAACAPCPSGTTTPQVGAASPDQCSLPVCKPGSFLNVTLNTCIQCKKGTYQSETQQTQCIPCPINTSTKEEGATSESDCTNPCDMSGPEMHCDTNAYCLLVQDTNEFKCQCKPGFNGTGKVCTDVCLDFCDNGGECVKDARGEPSCRCAGSFTGRHCREKSEFAYIASGVAGGVIFIIFLVLLVWMICARSSKKREPKKTLTPAIDQNGSQVNFYYGAHTPYAESIAPSHHSTYAHYYDDEEDGWEMPNFYNETYMKESLHNGMNGKMNSLARSNASIYGTKEDLYDRLKRHAYPGKKDKSDSDSEGQ, translated from the exons CAGCTGGCGGTTTAGTGTCACAGTACGCTGGATTCTGGGATTTAAGGCAACCCAATCCTAAAGATGGAGAATGCGTGGACGTCCATGTTACCTCCGAAAGACAATCATGGGAGCTGACGACTTGCGAAACACTTCTTCCTTTTATGTGTCGGGCAAACGCTTGTCCTGAGG GAACATTCCATTGTTCGAATGGGAAGTGTATTAACGCTGCCTTTAAGTGTGACAAGCAAGATGATTGTGGAGACGCTTCTGATGAAATGGATTGTGCCTCGGAATGTCACTTCTATATGGCTAGCAGTGGAGACGTTGTCGAAAGTCCTAACTACCCTCACAAATATCCACCTTTTAGTGAATGTAAATGGACACTCGAGGGTCCTCAAGGACAAAACATCGTTTTACAGTTCCAAGATTTTGAAACTGAAAAGTCTTTCGATACTGTTCAAATCTTAGTAGGTGGCCGCACCGAAGACAAATCTGTTAACCTAGCGACTCTTTCAGGAAAACAAGATTTATCGACTAAACTCTATGTGTCAGCGTCGAactttatgataattaaatttagttctGATGGTTCTGTGGAAAGAAAAGGTTTTAGAGCTTCTTGGAAAACTGAATCATCAAATTGCGGTGGAATTTTGAGAGCGACACCTCAAGGTCAAGTTTTAACGTCACCTGGATATCCAAATAATTACCCTGGTGGATTGGAATGCATGTATATCATTGAAGCCCAACCCGGAAGGATTGTATCATTAGAAATTGAAGATTTAGATTTAGAAATGAACAGAGACTACATCGTTATTAAAGATGGTAATTTACCATCCAGCCCGGTACTTGCACGGTTAACTGGTCCCGGTGAAGATAACCAAAAGGTTGTTATATCAACAACAAACCATCTATACATGTATTTCCGCACAAGCCTTGGAGACTCCAAGAAAGGATTTAATATGAGATATTCACAAGGTTGTAGGGCTACCATAATTGCGGCAAATGGTACATTTACTTCGCCCGCTTTTGGTCTGAGCAATTACCCTAATAATCAAGAATGTTTATATCGAATCAAAAATCCTAATGGTGGTCCACtttctttgaaatttaatgattttaacatACACCCATCTGATGTTGTTCAAGTTTTTGATGGTTCAAGTACAAACGGCCTTAGGTTGCATTCTGACAATGGATTTACGGTCAAACCACGGATAACTTTGACTGCCTCAAGTGGCGAAATGTTAATACGTTTTATGTCTGATGCTTTACACAATAGCGTTGGATGGAAAGCAACATTTTCAGCGg ATTGTCCACCGCTTAAATCTGGTATTGGAGCTCTAGCATCAAACAGAGACACAGCTTTCGGAACAACTATAACATTCTCTTGTCCCATTGGACAAGAATTCGCTACTGGAAAATCACGAATTACCACTAAATGTTTAGATGGAGGAAATTGGTCtgttacatacatacctaGCTGTCAAG agGTATACTGCGGTCCTGTACCTCAGATAGACAATGGATTTTCAATTGGTTCAACAAATGTTACATACAAAGGAGTTGCAACATATCAGTGTTACGCAGGATTTGCATTCCCCACTGGACAGCCTATTGAACGGATCTCTTGCTTATCAGATGGACGATGGGAAAGGACCCCAACTTGTTtag CATCCCAATGTTCCGCTCTCCCAGATGTACCACATGCTAATGTAACTATTTTGAATGGCGGTGGTCGAAGCTATGGTACCATTGTTCGATATGAATGTGAACCTGGATATGTACGCTCTGGACAACCAGTTCTTCTTTGTATGAGTAACGGAACTTGGTCTGGGGACGTTCCAACCTGTTCAAAAGCATTATGTCCCAAATTTCCAGAAATTCCAAATGGTTTCTTTGTAGATCAAAGTAGAGTTTATATGTTTGGTGATGAAGCTCGTGTACAGTGTTATAAAg gaTATAAACTCAACGGACCAAGTATTTTGCGATGTGGAGCCAATCAACAATTCGATGCTGCACCAACTTGTGAAGATATTAACGAATGTATCAGCAGCCAGTGTGATTCTGTTTCAACTGAATGTAAAAATACCCTTGGTGGGTTCTATTGTCCATGCAAACCAGGATTCTCCCCAAGCTTAGATTGTAGACCGGTTGGTGATCTGGGTCTCATTAATGGCGCAATTCCTGACGAGTCCATAACCACTTCTACTCCTGAACCAGGATATTATAAAGga ATGATTCGACTTAACAATGGAGGTGGATGGTGTGGGAACAATCTCGAAGCTGGTGCAAATTGGGTTCTTATTGATTTGCGTGCACCTACTATTGTCAGAGGATTCCGTACAATGAGCGTTATGAGAGCCGATGCTAACATAGCATTCACATCTGCAATTAGAATTCAGTATAGTAATAGTTTAACTGACGTCTTCAAAGACTATACAAATCCTGATGGTACAGCAGTTGAATTCAGGATCTTAGAACCCACCTTATCGGTGTTAAATTTGCCAGTACCGATTGAAGCTCAATAcgtcaaattcaaaattcaggACTATGTCGGTGCTCCATGTctcaaaattgaaattatggGCTGTGCTAGACTTGACTGTTTAGATATTAAtgaatgtaatgaaaataatggtGGATGTGACCAAAAATGTCTGAATAC gcCCGGAAATTATTCATGCGCTTGCAACATCGGTTATGAACTTTATTCCTCAAACGGAACGGCTGGATTTGCGATAGAAAAATCAGAAACTGGAGAGAGAGATGGCGACACTtaccaaagaaataaaacatgtgtGCCCGTCATGTGTCCTCCGCTAGCTCCACCTGAAAACGGTCTGTTATTAGCAACGAAGAGTTCATACCATTTCGGTGATATAGTTGAATTCCAATGCGACTTTGGATATGTTATGTCTGGATTTTCTTCACTTCTTTGTACCTCTAGCGGTACTTGGAATGGAACAGCACCAGAGTGTCAAT atGCTCGTTGTGTAACATTGTCAGATGATAAAAACGATGGTCTCAAAATTATCAGAAACGATCCAGAAAGTGTGTTGGTGCCGTACAGGGATAATGTCACCGTAACATGTACATCTCCTGGCCGTCAATTAAGAAATACAGTATCGTCTTCATTTAGGCAATGTGTATATGATCCTAAACCG GGACTACCCGATTATTGGTTATCAGGAGCTCAGCCCCAGTGTCCACGTAGAGACTGTGGTGTCCCAATGCCTACGCCAGGTGCTGAATATGGTCAATACTTAGACACAAAATACCAAAGTTCGTTTTTCTTTGGCTGTCAAAATACCTTTAAACTCGCTGGTCAAACTAGTAAACATGATAACGTTGTAAGATGTCAAGCCACTGGTGTCTGGGACTTTGGAGACCTCAGATGCGAAGGACCTGTGTGCGAAGATCCGGGTAGGCCTGCGGATGGATACCAAATTGCTAAAAGCTATGAACAAAGCTCAGAAGTCCTCTTTGGATGTTCAAGACCtggttacattttaataaatccaaGACCTATAACTTGTATAAGAGAACCGGAATGTAAAGTCATTAAGCCTCTTGGCTTGGCATCAGGTAGAATTCCTGATTCTGCAATAAATGCCACTTCCGAGAGACCCAACTATGAAGCTAAGAATATACGATTAAATTCAGTCACTGGTTGGTGTGGCAAACAGGAAGCATTCACTTATGTGAGTGTTGATCTAGGAAAAGTGTACAGAGTAAAGGCGATATTAGTTAAAGGTGTTGTCACATCGGATATTGTCGGTCGACCAACTGAAATAAGATTCTTTTACAAACAAGCTGAAAATGAGAATTATGTTGTATACTTCCCtaactttaatttaacaatgagGGATCCAGGCAACTACGGCGAACTAGCCATGATAACTCTACCTAAATATGTACAAGCTCGTTTCGTTATATTAGGTATAGTTAGCTTTATGGACAACGCTTGcttgaaatttgaattaatggGATGCGAAGAACCCTCCGTAGAACCTTTACTGGGGTACGACTATGGATATTCTCCCTGCGTTG ATAATGAACCACCTGTTTTCCAAAACTGCCCTCAACATCCTATCGTTGTTCAGACAGACGTGAATGGAGGACTACTTCCTGTTAACTTTACTGAACCCACTGCAATCGATAATTCAGGAGCTATTGCTAGATTAGAAGTAACTCCACAGCATTTCAAAATGCCCATCCAAGTTTTCCATAACATGGTTGTGAGATATGTAGCTTTTGATTTTGACGGTAATGTTGCTATCTGTGAAGTTAATATAACTGTTCCTGATTATACACCACCTAAACTAAGTTGTCCACAAAGTTATGTAATAGAATTAGTTGACAAACAAGATAGTTATGCAGTGAATTTCAATGAAACCAGACGAAGAATAAATGCAACCGACGCATCAGGAGAAGTTTTCCTAAAGTTTATTCCGGAACGAGCTGTTATACCTATACGTGGTTATGAAAACGTTACCGTAATTGCTGCTGATAAATACGGAAACAAAGCTCAATGTTACTTCCaa GTTTCTGTACAAGCTACTCCTTGCGTTGATTGGGAATTAATGCCACCCGCAAATGGTGCTTTGAACTGCCTACCTGGAGATAGAGGAATACAATGTATAGCTACATGTAGCCCAGGCTTCAGATTTACTGATGGTGAACCAGTGAAAACATTTGTTTGTGAAACTAAACGGCAATGGACTCCAACTGCTGTTGTACCCGATTGTGTATCTGAAA ATACTCAACAAGCTGCCTATCACGTTGTAGCTAGTGTTCAATATCGTGCACTTGGTGCAGTATCAAATGCTTGCTTACCGCAGTACAAAGACCTTCTAGCTCAGTACGATAACATACTTAATGAAAGGTTATCACAACGATGCTCTGCTgtgaatgttaatattaatgtcaCATTCGTTAAAGCAATGCCAGCACTTTTAGATGAAAATGTCGTGAAAATGGACTTTGTTTTGGCTATTATTCCTGCTATAAGACAAACACAGTTGTACGACCTTTGTGGATCAACCTTAAAccttatatttgatttatctGTGCCATATGCAAGCGCTCTTATTGAACCGGTATTGAATGTTTCTTCCATCGGAAACCAATGTCCACCACTACGAGCTATACGAAGTTCTATCTCACGGGGTTTTACCTGTAGCGTTGGAGAAGTCCTTAATATGGATACAACGGATGTTCCACGTTGct TGCACTGTCCTGCTGGTACATACGCTGGTGAAAAACAAAAGAGCTGTACTATGTGCCCAAGAGGATACTTCCAAAATCAAGCTAGACAAGGATCATGTCTTAAATGCCCACAAGGCACATTTACACGAGAAGAAGGATCCAAAGATTTAACGGACTGCGTACCCGTATGTGGTTATGGTACATATTCTCCCACTGGCTTAGTTCCTTGCCTAGAATGCCCAAGAAACAGCTATACGGGTGAGCCACCTTTGGGAGGTTTTAAGGATTGCCAAGCATGTCCGGTTAATACTTACACATACCAACCAGCTGCGTCTGGTAGAGACAAGTGTAGAGCAAAATGTGCCCCGGGAACTTATTCACCAACTGGATTGGCGCCGTGCTCTCAATGTCCAAGGAAtttctatcaaaatttaattggaCAAACGCTGTGTATGGAATGTCCAACAAATATGAAAACTGTAGGAACTGGAGCCTCTGGTTTGGAAGAATGTATCCCAGTGGAGTGTTCGAATAGTGCCTGTCAACACGGTGGTTTGTGTGTTCCTAAAGGACATGGTGTACAATGCTACTGTCCTGCTGGTTTCTCCGGACGTCGATGCGAAATTGATATAGATGAATGTGAAAGTCAACCTTGTTACAACGGTGGAACATGCATTGATTTACCACAGGGATATAGATGTTCCTGCCCTACCGGCTATGGTGGAATAAATTGTCAAGAAGAAAGATCGGACTGCCGAAATGATACTTGTCCCGAACGCGCAATGTGTAAAGACGAACCAGggtacaataattttacgtGCTTGTGTAGATCTGGATATACTGGAATAGACTGTGATATTACG aTCGACCCCTGTACTGCTAATGGAAATCCTTGCAAAAACGGTGCTTCTTGTACTGCATTACAACAAGGCAGATACAAGTGCGAATGTTTACCTGGATGGGAAGGACAactttgtgaaataaatacggACGATTGTATCGAAAAACCTTGTCTTCTTGGAGCTCCTTGTACAGATTTAGTGAATGATTTCAGCTGCACATGTCCGGCTGGATTTACTGGCAAACGTTGCCATGAAAAGATTGATTTGTGCTCAAATGAACCATGTAAACATGGTATCTGTGTCGATAAACTTTTCGTGCATCAATGTATTTGTGACCCAGGTTGGACGGGACCGTCCTGcgatataaatatcaatgagTGTGTAATATCACCTTGTGAAAATGGTGGTAGGTGTATTGATGGCACTGATGACTTCACCTGTATTTGCGAAGCAGGTTATACAGGCAAACGTTGCCAACATACCATTGATGATTGTTCTTCGGATCCTTGTCAAAACGGCGCAAGCTGTGTAGATCAGTTAGACGGATTTATATGCAAATGTCGTCCAGGATTTATTGGATTACAATGTGAAACTGAAATTGATGAATGCTTAACAGAGCCATGCAATCCAGCGGGAACTGAAAAGTGCATCGACCttgataacaaatatatgtgTCAATGCAAGGAAGGTTTTACTGGAGAAATGTGCGAGACAAATATAGACGATTGCGCATCTGATCCTTGCTTCAATGGAGGCACATGTAAAGATCAAATAGGAGATTATAAATGCCTTTGTCCATCAGGATGGACTGGAAAACGATGTGAAAAAGACATTGGCAATTGTGTAAACTTACCGTGTCAGAATAATGCtaaatgtattgatttattcCAAGACTTCTTCTGTGT TTGTCCAAGCGGAACGGATGGTAAACAGTGCGAAACAGCACCAGAACGTTGTATCGGCAGTCCTTGTATGCATGGTGGTAAATGTCAAGACTTTGGCTCAGGATTAAACTGCACTTGTTCAATGGACTACACAGGAATTGGATGTCAATATGAGTTTGACGCTTGTGAAGCTGGCTTATGTCAGAATGGTGCAACATGTATAGACGAGGGAGAAGGATACACTTGCATGTGTACTCCTGGTTTTACAGGAAAGAACTGCGATGAAGACATTATTGATTGTAAAGATAATTCTTGCCCACCTTCAGCAACCTGTATTGACTTACCCGGCAGATTTTATTGTCAATGTCCATTTAACTTAACCGGAGATGATTGTAGAAAAG gAATAAGTGTAGATTACGATCTGTACTTCAGCGATCCACTCCGTTCAAGTGCAGCACAAGTTGTACCAATTGATACAGGCTCTGCTGACAGCCTAACTATTGCAATGTGGGTACAATATACGCAACAAGATGAAGGCGGAGTATTCTTCACCGCTTACGGCGTTAG CAATTCACACATTGCTTTGAATAGACgaacaataattcaaattcattCAAGCGGGGTCCAAGTATCCATATTCCCCGAATTACAAGATGTTTACTTAAGTTTCGGTGAATTTGCCACTGTGAATGATGGACAATGGCACCATGTTGCCTTAGTTTGGGACGGCAGTAACGGCGGAGAATTAACTTTAATCACTGAAGGTCTAATTGCAAGCAAGTTTGAAGGCTACGGTAGTGGACGAACGTTACCGCAATA TGTTTGGGTGACATTGGGCAAACCTCAATCTGAAAATCCAAAGGCATATACTGAATCTGGATTCCAAGGTCATTTGACTAAAGTACAAGTTTGGAACAGAGCGCTTGATGtaacaaatgaaatacaaaaacaagtCCGAGACTGCCGCACAGAACCCGTCCTTTATAGTGGATTAGTGTTGACATGGGCCGGTTACGATGACGTTTTCGGTGGAGTTGAAAGAATTGTACCATCTCATTGTGGTCAAAGAGTGTGTCCAAATGGTTATGGTGGTACTAAATGCCAACAATTACAAGTTGACAAGGAACCTCCTAAAGTAGACCGTTGCCCAGGAGACTTATGGGTGATCGCCAAAAATGGATCGTCGTTAGTAAAATGGGATACACCTGCATTTAGTGACAATATTGGAGTTGTAAAAGTATTAGAAAAATCGGGACACAAACCGGGTCAAAACTTGGCGTGGGGAGCATACGACATCGCTTACGTCGCTTACGATGCCGCTGGAAATGCAGCAACATGCACCTTTAAAGTAACAGTACTGT cTGAATTCTGTCCTCCTTTACCTGATCCTTTGGGTGGATACCAATCTTGTCGCGACTGGGGAGCAGGAGGCCAGTTCAAGGTATGCGAAATCGCATGTCGTGACGGCCTCAGGTTCTCCCAACCAGTACCACCCTTCTACACTTGCGGTGCTGAAGGATTCTGGCGCCCAACAAATGACCCGACGCTGCCTCTCGTGTATCCTGCTTGTTCAC ctGCTTCACCCGCCCAACGCGTCTTCAAAATATCCATGTTGTTCCCAAGTTCGGTGCTCTGCAATGATGCAGGTCAAGGAGTACTTCGACAAAAAGTACGCAGTGCCATCAACCAACTTAATAGAGATTGGAACTTCTGTTCATATGCAATTGACG GAACCCGCGAGTGCAAAGAACTTGACATTAACGTAAAGTGTGATCATCGGGCGAATGTTCGACAGACAAGGCAAATATCTACCTCGCCAACTGTAAAATCTGAAGACACCTACGTTTTGGATGCTATAATACCAGTGGAAGA GACTAGAAGCAACAGGGAAGGACGTCAAGCCGGAGACACGTATAACGTCGAAATCTCATTCCCAGCCGTAAT CGACCCAGTTATCCACAATGGAAACAACGAAAGATCAACTGTTAAACGACTATTGGAGAAACTAATTCTTGAAGACGAACAATTCGACGTGCGAAGTATATTACCGAATACCGTCCCCGACCCAGCGAGCTTGAAACTCGAATCAGATTATGCCTGCCCGATGGGACAGGTTGTAATGGCACCTGATTGTG TGTCATGTGCTGTGGGCACCTTCTTGGACGCGGCAAGCGACACCTGCCAGCCGTGCCCATCTGGCACCTATCAATCGGAAGCCGGCCAGCTGCAATGCACCCCTTGCCCTTCGATCGCTGGTCAATCTGGAGTCACTCAAGCTACGGGAGCTAGGAGTGCCGGGGATTGTAAAG aacgATGCGCTGCTGGAAAATACTACGATGCCGATGCAGAATTGTGCAGACCTTGTGGGCACGGATCATATCAACCGAAAGAAGGAGCCTTCTCGTGCATCGCTTGTCCCAGAGGACAAACTACGCGAGCTACTGAGGCTGTGTCTGCAGCGGAATGCAGGGACGATTGTCCATCAG GAGAGCAGCTAAGCAACGAAGGTGGTTGTGAGCCGTGCCCGCGTGGGACTTGGCGCGCGAATGGCGCCGGGGCGGCGTGTGCCCCATGTCCTTCCGGCACCACCACGCCTCAAGTGGGCGCCGCTTCGCCTGACCAGTGCTCTTTACCAGTCTGCAAGCCTG GATCATTCTTGAACGTAACCCTCAATACCTGTATACAATGCAAGAAGGGTACATACCAATCGGAAACCCAGCAAACTCAATGCATCCCGTGCCCAATTAACACCAGTACAAAGGAAGAGGGAGcc ACTTCAGAATCAGATTGTACAAACCCGTGCGATATGAGCGGACCAGAAATGCATTGCGATACCAATGCTTATTGTCTTCTCGTACAAGATACCAATGAATTCAAGTGTCAGTGTAAACCAGGATTCAATGGCACCGGAAAAGTTTGCACAG ATGTATGTCTCGATTTCTGTGACAACGGCGGAGAATGTGTTAAGGATGCTCGCGGCGAGCCTTCGTGTAGATGCGCTGGCTCTTTCACTGGCAGACACTGTAGGGAGAAGAGTGAGTTCGCGTATATTGCCAGCGGCGTCGCTGGTGGTGTCATCTTCATCATATTCCTCGTGCTGCTTGTATGGATGATCTGTGCCAG ATCGTCAAAGAAACGAGAACCAAAGAAAACATTAACGCCAGCTATCGACCAAAACGGTTCACAAGTGAACTTCTACTACGGAGCGCATACACCGTACGCGGAATCCATCGCTCCTTCACACCACTCCACATACGCACATTACTATGACGACGAAGAGGATGGCTGGGAAATGCCCAACTTCTACAACGAAACATACATGAAGGAGAGTCTACACAATGGCATGAACGGGAAAATGAACAGTCTAGCGAGATCCAACGCGAGTATATACGGCACGAAGGAGGATCTATATGACAGATTAAAAAGGCACGCATACCCTGGTAAGAAAG ATAAGAGTGACAGTGACAGTGAGGGTCAGTAA